A genome region from Schlesneria paludicola DSM 18645 includes the following:
- a CDS encoding diguanylate cyclase: protein MTAVAVAPRLQPFPPVSPTAPSPAPASLSLREAVSQISDSSRNLLGLMALANAAQRDLKSGSPETTLDGVISKAVLRSLLGALHYRDVGTLRHSRRVALLAAGLAHHLGWEGRHLRVLEVAALLHDVGKIGVPDNVLYKPGKLSAEEVELMDLHHGIGLNVLQACRVDAEVLRIVDQAHRAYSVKDTDERVIRDVHIGARILAVADAYESLCTEQVYRVAKPHDEIMNLLMAESGKQFDGNVVNSLARWVQQDGLPFAAQTAELNGAGSQRAPFSLEEAAESMALCQIFSYLYMLESLYDGFYVVDSERKFIVWNRGLERLVNRPASAMLGKEWNPALFNVPNTDRSQNASGQIISSHDQALDAKKSAVFQLAYQKSDLSTVQLELQTVPLIDAQGHTHGVAEIVRNLSRKSHAPEFTQLKLQASRDALTSVANRGELEKQLRLLSDQYNENPLEPYCVIFADADHFKRVNDTFGHQVGDQVLIDLARHFSEETYSGEVVGRYGGEEFVILCPATELEQAVRRADRLRSSLKLAKVGGVEKLKITCSFGVSQVEPGDSTETLLRRADRALYAAKESGRDRTCWFTAEMLQSNENVHAQDAEIRPFEFSGSFSALVPPDMVVQKLGGFVKDHHAQLLDVSRERVVLKMPGVGGLRGLFESAFARQGIEIELLMDGAERADRSKKLRVNIRMRPDGKFRDALAFNQRTQATMRELKHYFAAE from the coding sequence ATGACCGCGGTCGCCGTTGCCCCACGCCTACAGCCATTCCCACCCGTTTCGCCCACTGCACCGTCGCCGGCCCCGGCATCGCTCAGTCTGCGAGAAGCCGTCAGCCAGATCTCCGATTCATCGCGCAACCTGCTGGGACTTATGGCATTAGCAAATGCTGCTCAGCGAGATCTGAAATCAGGGTCACCAGAAACAACACTCGACGGCGTGATCAGCAAAGCCGTGCTTCGCAGCCTGTTAGGTGCGTTGCACTATCGAGACGTCGGGACCCTTCGTCACAGTCGCCGCGTGGCATTGCTGGCGGCCGGACTGGCCCACCATCTTGGATGGGAAGGTCGCCACCTGCGAGTGCTGGAAGTGGCGGCGCTGCTGCACGACGTCGGTAAAATCGGTGTTCCGGACAATGTGCTCTATAAGCCAGGAAAGCTGAGTGCCGAAGAAGTCGAATTGATGGATCTGCATCACGGAATCGGCCTGAACGTGCTGCAGGCCTGCCGCGTCGACGCCGAAGTCTTGCGGATTGTCGATCAGGCCCATCGCGCTTACAGCGTCAAGGACACCGACGAACGCGTCATCCGCGACGTTCATATCGGTGCCCGAATCCTTGCTGTGGCGGATGCTTACGAATCGCTGTGCACCGAACAGGTCTATCGTGTCGCAAAGCCGCACGACGAGATCATGAATCTGCTCATGGCCGAATCAGGAAAACAATTTGACGGCAATGTCGTCAATTCGCTCGCCCGCTGGGTGCAGCAAGACGGATTACCCTTCGCAGCCCAAACAGCCGAACTGAACGGCGCCGGCAGCCAACGAGCTCCTTTTAGTCTGGAAGAAGCGGCAGAGTCGATGGCGCTCTGTCAGATCTTTTCCTATCTCTACATGCTGGAAAGCCTTTACGACGGGTTCTATGTCGTCGACTCTGAACGCAAGTTCATTGTCTGGAACCGCGGACTCGAGCGACTGGTCAATCGCCCCGCGTCGGCCATGCTCGGAAAAGAGTGGAATCCTGCACTGTTCAACGTCCCGAACACCGATCGAAGCCAGAACGCAAGCGGCCAAATCATCTCGTCGCATGATCAGGCGCTCGATGCGAAGAAATCGGCTGTGTTCCAACTTGCCTATCAGAAATCGGACCTTTCGACGGTTCAGTTGGAACTGCAAACGGTGCCACTGATCGACGCCCAGGGGCATACCCACGGGGTCGCCGAAATCGTCCGTAATCTGTCACGCAAATCACACGCGCCCGAGTTCACTCAGTTGAAACTTCAGGCCTCGCGCGATGCCCTGACGTCGGTGGCCAATCGCGGCGAACTCGAAAAGCAATTGCGGCTGCTCTCTGACCAATACAACGAAAATCCGCTGGAACCGTACTGCGTGATCTTCGCCGATGCCGACCATTTCAAACGGGTCAACGACACTTTCGGTCATCAAGTCGGCGATCAGGTTCTGATTGATCTGGCACGCCATTTCAGCGAAGAAACGTATTCCGGCGAAGTCGTCGGACGCTATGGCGGCGAAGAGTTTGTGATTCTGTGCCCGGCCACCGAACTGGAACAGGCCGTTCGCCGGGCAGACCGCCTGCGTTCGTCCCTGAAACTCGCGAAAGTGGGTGGAGTCGAAAAACTGAAAATCACCTGCTCGTTCGGCGTTTCTCAGGTCGAACCGGGAGATTCCACCGAGACATTGTTGCGACGTGCCGATCGTGCGCTTTATGCCGCGAAAGAGAGTGGCCGCGATCGAACCTGCTGGTTTACCGCCGAGATGCTACAGTCCAACGAGAATGTCCATGCACAAGATGCAGAGATTCGCCCCTTCGAGTTTTCCGGCAGCTTTTCCGCCCTTGTCCCGCCTGACATGGTCGTCCAGAAATTGGGGGGGTTCGTCAAGGACCATCATGCACAACTGCTCGACGTCAGTCGCGAGCGGGTCGTGCTGAAGATGCCTGGCGTCGGCGGACTTCGAGGCCTGTTTGAATCGGCCTTCGCGCGACAGGGAATCGAAATCGAATTGCTGATGGATGGCGCCGAACGAGCAGACCGATCGAAGAAACTTCGCGTCAACATTCGGATGCGGCCTGACGGAAAGTTCCGCGATGCCCTGGCATTCAACCAGCGCACACAAGCAACGATGCGAGAACTAAAACACTATTTCGCCGCGGAATAG
- a CDS encoding RNA polymerase sigma factor produces MHNLSIEQLGKLVDHHGAALELFARQWTDFSAADVVQAAFVKLATKSLPQDQIVPWLYRVVRNGAISAARSESRRRRHEATGAQIRRGWFATSPDDRLDAIEAGKELSQLPQVEREVLVARLWGGLSFQEIADLLEISSSSAHRHYVAGLGTLREKLGVTWLKKNP; encoded by the coding sequence ATGCACAATCTCAGCATTGAACAGTTGGGGAAGCTTGTCGATCACCATGGAGCGGCACTCGAACTCTTTGCGCGTCAGTGGACAGATTTCTCGGCGGCAGATGTTGTTCAGGCGGCATTTGTCAAACTCGCGACGAAGTCGTTGCCTCAAGATCAGATCGTTCCCTGGTTGTATCGCGTTGTGCGGAACGGCGCGATATCTGCGGCGCGGTCCGAGTCCCGACGCAGGCGACATGAAGCGACGGGCGCGCAAATCCGTCGTGGATGGTTCGCAACGAGTCCCGACGATCGTCTCGATGCAATTGAGGCAGGGAAAGAACTGAGTCAGTTGCCGCAGGTGGAACGCGAAGTTCTCGTCGCGCGACTGTGGGGTGGACTGTCGTTTCAAGAGATTGCGGATTTGTTGGAGATTTCATCGAGTTCCGCTCACCGGCACTACGTGGCGGGGCTCGGAACGCTTCGAGAGAAATTGGGTGTCACATGGCTGAAGAAAAACCCTTGA
- the mtnA gene encoding S-methyl-5-thioribose-1-phosphate isomerase codes for MTNPNTAVSWVGNADAGHLRLIDQTLLPVELQFLDCTTVEIVWEAIKSLRVRGAPAIGVAAAYGVIVGCQTERDSDPARFETRLRYVIDYLAGSRPTAVNLFWALDRMQKTAAANANLAPPALLDRLLVEARKIEDEDREMCLAIGQHGLPLVKDCAGILTHCNTGGLATAGDGTALAVIFAAARLNPQVQIYADETRPLLQGARLTAWELMQRNVPVTLICDSMAGWVMKEGRVQAVIVGADRIAANGDSANKIGTYSLSMLAKAHGIPFYVAAPSSTFDLSIEHGGQIPIEERISTEITHGFGRQTAPDGCRTYNPAFDVAPATHITALITEKGVIQPVTTANIRSMLGEAV; via the coding sequence ATGACCAACCCGAATACCGCTGTTTCTTGGGTCGGCAATGCCGATGCCGGGCATCTTCGACTGATTGATCAGACATTGCTTCCCGTCGAGCTTCAATTCCTTGACTGTACGACGGTAGAGATTGTGTGGGAGGCGATCAAATCACTTCGCGTCCGTGGCGCACCGGCAATCGGGGTGGCTGCCGCATACGGTGTGATTGTCGGATGCCAAACAGAACGCGATTCCGATCCGGCACGGTTCGAAACGCGATTGAGATATGTGATCGATTATCTGGCGGGAAGCCGCCCGACCGCGGTCAATCTGTTCTGGGCCTTGGATCGGATGCAAAAAACGGCGGCGGCCAACGCCAATCTCGCCCCGCCAGCATTACTCGATCGGTTGCTGGTCGAAGCTCGAAAGATTGAGGACGAAGATCGCGAAATGTGTCTGGCGATCGGCCAGCACGGACTGCCCTTGGTCAAAGACTGTGCCGGGATCTTGACGCATTGCAACACGGGCGGATTGGCCACCGCGGGCGATGGTACGGCGCTGGCCGTCATTTTTGCCGCGGCACGCCTGAATCCACAGGTGCAAATCTATGCCGACGAGACGCGGCCGCTGTTGCAGGGGGCTCGATTGACCGCCTGGGAACTGATGCAACGGAACGTTCCCGTTACGCTGATTTGCGATTCGATGGCAGGCTGGGTGATGAAAGAAGGCCGGGTTCAGGCTGTGATCGTGGGTGCCGATCGAATTGCCGCAAACGGTGATTCGGCGAACAAGATCGGAACTTACTCGTTGTCGATGCTCGCCAAGGCTCACGGAATTCCGTTTTATGTCGCGGCACCGTCCAGCACGTTCGACCTGTCGATTGAACACGGGGGGCAGATTCCGATCGAAGAACGAATTTCGACCGAGATCACACATGGATTTGGACGCCAGACGGCGCCTGATGGGTGTCGAACCTACAATCCCGCATTCGACGTGGCGCCTGCCACGCACATCACAGCATTGATTACCGAGAAAGGTGTCATTCAACCGGTGACGACGGCCAATATTCGATCAATGTTGGGTGAGGCGGTGTAG
- a CDS encoding NIPSNAP family protein, whose protein sequence is MSSVKTLVAAIALVGMGVGIGWSVKPVSAEPEKPTYVYEMRTYTTLPGKLPALHARFRDHTVKLFERHGMKNVIYLTPVDADGKPVDNKLVYLLAHKSQAAAKASFDAFRKDAEWIAARDASEKDGPILVKPPENVVSVFYTPTDYSPMK, encoded by the coding sequence ATGAGCTCTGTCAAAACGCTTGTCGCCGCAATTGCACTTGTCGGAATGGGAGTCGGAATCGGCTGGTCGGTGAAGCCGGTCAGTGCTGAGCCAGAAAAGCCGACGTATGTCTATGAAATGCGAACTTACACGACGCTTCCCGGGAAGTTGCCTGCACTTCATGCGCGGTTTCGAGATCACACCGTCAAGTTGTTTGAACGTCACGGAATGAAGAATGTGATCTATTTGACGCCCGTCGACGCGGACGGGAAGCCGGTCGATAACAAGCTCGTCTATTTGCTGGCACATAAGAGTCAGGCCGCGGCCAAGGCATCGTTTGACGCGTTTCGTAAGGATGCGGAATGGATCGCCGCCCGCGATGCCTCGGAAAAAGATGGTCCAATCCTTGTGAAGCCGCCCGAGAATGTCGTCTCGGTGTTCTATACGCCGACGGACTACTCGCCGATGAAGTGA
- a CDS encoding tetratricopeptide repeat protein, which translates to MNPQLEQPVDRSSLPAQRAPHALRRHLGLVIGLALLTLVAYGGVLGNGFVQFDDPRYVTENPNVLNGLTWKGWNYAWTTFDTGNWLPLTWLSLQLDATLYASNPAGFHATNLVIHLVNGCLLYIVLSRTTGRMTRSAIVAAFFLTHPLHVESVAWVSERKDVLSTFWLMLILLAYTQYAKRPGIFWYLTACVTYCAGLLSKSMLVTTPILLLLFDIWPLDRFRVPLDSADQPRSRWAIGLPRVVEKLPLLALSLIDGLVTIRAQGAAHAIADTQQLPFAVRAANAICSYGWYLATTFYPTRLIPFYQPSPGGTDWPSVAGWTIVLSGISLAVGWGAHSRVRLFGWWWFIISLLPVIGLIQVGSQAHADRYTYLPHIGLMTWLVWEIADRLSKPLIVRRIVLGLTVISLLVLTGLTRHQVTYWKSNTTLWEHTLTVDPENPMAHLHLGNQDKQAGQMKSARQHFERALTRWPDSFQIHNSLASLAAAEGDLESAEKHSRQALQANPGSEVAIANLAIILDHQQRWPEAELQLKQYLKIESDDQRARLLLGTMSLKLSKPQQAWEQFEIVLHASPNHPEALNQGAFALGNLNRPRDAQALFERLLRQQPDNVVALMNSGLIAEQMGDRALARTRYQSVLQHQPNHPQARQRLTTLGL; encoded by the coding sequence ATGAACCCTCAACTTGAGCAGCCGGTTGATCGATCGTCTCTACCAGCCCAGCGTGCACCGCACGCGTTACGCCGACATCTCGGACTCGTGATAGGACTGGCGCTCCTGACACTGGTTGCGTACGGGGGCGTGCTCGGCAATGGTTTCGTCCAATTCGATGATCCACGCTATGTCACAGAAAATCCCAATGTCCTGAACGGATTGACCTGGAAGGGATGGAACTATGCCTGGACCACATTCGACACAGGCAACTGGCTGCCGCTGACGTGGCTGTCACTGCAGCTTGACGCGACACTCTACGCGTCCAATCCCGCAGGTTTCCACGCCACCAACTTGGTCATCCACCTGGTCAACGGCTGCCTGCTCTACATTGTGCTTTCCAGGACAACCGGACGCATGACCCGGAGTGCGATCGTCGCCGCATTTTTCCTGACCCACCCACTGCATGTGGAATCCGTGGCGTGGGTTTCAGAGCGTAAGGATGTTCTCTCCACCTTCTGGCTGATGCTCATCCTGCTGGCCTATACACAGTATGCAAAACGGCCAGGCATCTTCTGGTATCTCACAGCCTGCGTCACCTACTGCGCGGGATTGCTTTCGAAATCGATGCTCGTCACGACACCGATTCTGTTGCTGCTATTTGACATCTGGCCATTGGACCGATTTCGAGTTCCCCTCGATTCAGCGGATCAACCGCGCTCACGTTGGGCCATCGGACTGCCCCGCGTCGTCGAAAAGCTTCCATTGTTGGCGTTATCGCTAATCGACGGGCTTGTCACCATTCGCGCTCAAGGTGCCGCACATGCCATTGCCGACACCCAGCAGCTCCCCTTCGCCGTTCGCGCCGCGAATGCAATCTGTTCCTATGGTTGGTACCTCGCAACGACTTTTTATCCAACCCGATTGATCCCATTCTACCAGCCATCACCAGGAGGCACTGACTGGCCAAGCGTCGCCGGATGGACCATCGTCCTGAGCGGGATTTCGCTCGCCGTCGGGTGGGGTGCCCACTCCCGCGTTCGACTCTTCGGTTGGTGGTGGTTCATCATCTCGCTACTGCCCGTGATTGGCCTGATTCAGGTGGGATCACAGGCTCACGCCGATCGATACACCTACCTTCCGCATATCGGGCTCATGACGTGGCTGGTTTGGGAAATCGCCGACCGATTATCCAAGCCCTTGATCGTACGTCGGATCGTGCTTGGCCTTACCGTGATAAGCCTGCTTGTTTTGACGGGATTGACCCGCCATCAAGTGACCTACTGGAAATCGAACACCACGCTCTGGGAACACACGCTGACTGTGGATCCCGAGAATCCGATGGCACACCTGCATCTCGGGAATCAGGACAAGCAAGCGGGCCAGATGAAATCCGCTCGACAGCATTTCGAGCGCGCTCTGACCCGATGGCCTGACAGTTTTCAAATCCACAATTCCCTGGCATCGCTGGCCGCGGCAGAAGGCGATCTGGAGTCGGCCGAAAAACACAGTCGCCAGGCCCTGCAGGCGAATCCAGGCTCCGAAGTCGCCATCGCGAATCTTGCCATTATCCTTGACCATCAGCAACGATGGCCTGAAGCCGAACTGCAGCTGAAACAGTACCTGAAAATCGAGTCCGACGATCAACGAGCACGCCTACTGTTGGGAACGATGTCGCTCAAACTTTCAAAACCCCAACAAGCGTGGGAACAATTTGAAATCGTCCTTCACGCCTCACCGAATCACCCTGAAGCGCTCAATCAGGGTGCGTTCGCACTCGGCAACTTGAATCGACCGCGCGATGCACAAGCCTTATTTGAACGCTTGCTGCGGCAACAGCCCGATAACGTGGTCGCGCTGATGAATTCCGGCTTGATTGCCGAGCAAATGGGCGATCGTGCTCTTGCCAGAACTCGTTACCAATCGGTGTTGCAGCACCAGCCAAACCACCCACAGGCCCGACAGCGACTCACAACACTCGGGTTGTGA
- a CDS encoding SpoIIE family protein phosphatase, with the protein MAQLILLQDGEATTFELTDDETVIGRHPECKVQINSNMVSRKHARVTRSGNEFLVEDMGSGNGTFVNGKKIENATVLTTEDRIKLGPVLLRFENALTPGQRAVPLRPLTDRPGGLEAGEPRATFNLQLDDDENSSTMTSKATGFGQLDVHPEAKLKGVLEISKALAGSSDLDTILPKILDTLFRIFPHVDRGCVLLKDDATGKMIPRAMKHRRPSDDDTVKLSRTILKTVLEQKTGILSFDASNDSRFQASESIANLTIRSMMCVPMLSVSGEPMGVINVDTQNAFNQFSADDLDLLMTVASQAAMSYEQAKLLVTATEKLKQDKEMDIAMGVQRAMLPTQLPSAEGWEFFASYDTAQAVGGDYYDAFLVDGGNKVCLAFGDVAGKGVPASLVMSRIGTVVTNVMTFVSDVREAVNRINDQMCARAIEGRFVTFVLCVIHLKTGEMTLAIAGHMPLMIRKTDGSIVEFGAEVVGVPIGIIDGYPYDVTTRVIEPGETVVIYTDGVSEAMNHGNELYGIDRLRDLMQASVGGHADALGKSILGSVRKFANGRPQNDDITIMVFGRK; encoded by the coding sequence ATGGCGCAATTGATCCTTCTCCAGGATGGCGAAGCGACTACGTTTGAATTGACGGATGACGAAACCGTGATTGGACGTCATCCCGAGTGCAAAGTTCAAATCAATTCGAACATGGTTTCGCGAAAGCACGCGCGCGTCACTCGCAGCGGAAATGAGTTTCTCGTTGAGGACATGGGCAGTGGAAACGGCACGTTCGTCAACGGAAAAAAGATCGAGAATGCGACCGTCCTGACGACCGAGGATCGGATCAAGTTGGGGCCGGTGCTATTGCGGTTCGAGAATGCGCTGACTCCTGGTCAGCGTGCCGTTCCTCTCAGGCCATTGACCGACCGGCCCGGGGGGTTGGAAGCGGGCGAGCCACGAGCGACCTTCAATTTGCAACTGGACGATGACGAAAATTCGTCGACGATGACCAGCAAGGCAACCGGTTTTGGACAGCTTGATGTCCATCCCGAGGCCAAGTTGAAGGGCGTGCTGGAAATCAGTAAGGCGCTCGCCGGGTCTTCGGACCTGGATACGATTCTGCCGAAGATCCTGGATACGTTGTTCCGCATTTTTCCGCACGTCGATCGTGGCTGCGTGCTGCTGAAAGACGACGCAACGGGGAAAATGATTCCTCGCGCGATGAAGCATCGGCGTCCAAGCGATGACGACACCGTCAAACTGAGCCGCACGATTCTGAAAACGGTTCTAGAGCAAAAGACCGGCATTCTGTCGTTCGACGCTTCCAACGACTCCCGTTTTCAAGCCAGTGAATCGATTGCGAACCTGACGATTCGTTCGATGATGTGTGTCCCGATGCTCAGCGTTTCCGGTGAGCCAATGGGGGTGATCAATGTGGACACTCAGAATGCGTTTAATCAGTTCAGCGCGGATGACCTGGATCTGCTGATGACGGTCGCGAGTCAGGCTGCGATGTCGTACGAACAGGCGAAGCTGCTGGTCACGGCGACGGAGAAGCTAAAGCAGGACAAGGAAATGGACATCGCGATGGGTGTCCAGCGCGCGATGCTTCCAACACAATTGCCCAGTGCCGAGGGCTGGGAGTTTTTCGCCTCGTACGATACGGCGCAGGCGGTCGGCGGCGACTACTACGACGCGTTTCTGGTCGATGGCGGGAACAAGGTCTGCCTGGCATTCGGGGATGTTGCAGGGAAGGGCGTTCCCGCGTCGCTGGTGATGTCGCGTATTGGAACCGTGGTGACGAACGTGATGACGTTCGTCAGCGATGTGCGCGAGGCGGTCAATCGGATCAACGATCAGATGTGCGCCCGTGCCATTGAAGGACGATTTGTCACATTCGTCCTGTGCGTCATTCATCTGAAGACGGGTGAAATGACGCTGGCGATCGCCGGGCATATGCCGCTGATGATCCGCAAGACAGATGGCTCCATCGTCGAATTTGGGGCCGAGGTGGTCGGTGTTCCGATCGGGATTATTGATGGATATCCGTATGACGTCACGACGCGCGTGATCGAACCGGGCGAAACCGTGGTGATCTATACCGACGGCGTCAGCGAAGCGATGAATCACGGAAATGAACTCTATGGGATCGACCGATTGCGAGACCTGATGCAGGCCAGCGTGGGTGGGCATGCCGACGCCCTTGGCAAATCGATCCTGGGCAGCGTCCGAAAGTTTGCCAACGGTCGCCCGCAGAATGACGATATCACGATCATGGTGTTCGGGCGGAAATGA